Proteins encoded within one genomic window of Brassica rapa cultivar Chiifu-401-42 chromosome A09, CAAS_Brap_v3.01, whole genome shotgun sequence:
- the LOC103868460 gene encoding vesicle transport protein SFT2B-like: MDKMNHAFEKMKMMVGMEVEEEEQRAAEEESSLSFMDDLNRDCALTTKQRFYGFAICLSAGLTCTLLSMLVFFNPVKFGITFTLGNLMALGSTAFLIGPQRQVTMMLDPARIYATALYLASIIIALFCALYVRNKLLTLLAIILEFSGLIWYSLSYIPFARTMVSKVFMTCFDTGF; the protein is encoded by the exons ATGGATAAAATGAATCATGCGTttgagaagatgaagatgatggtgGGTATGGAGGTTGAAGAGGAGGAGCAACGAGCTGCGGAGGAGGAAAGCTCGCTCTCTTTCATGGATGATCTTAATCGCGATTGCGCTTTAACCACCAAACAG AGATTCTATGGCTTTGCAATTTGCTTGTCAGCAGGATTGACCTGTACACTTTTG TCAATGCTTGTTTTCTTCAATCCGGTCAAGTTTGGCATCACATTCACTCTTGGAAATTTGATGGCACTTGGCAG CACAGCATTCCTTATAGGCCCACAGAGGCAGGTGACGATGATGCTTGACCCAGCTCGTATCTACGCTACTGCTTTGTATCTAGCCAGCATTATCATTGCCTTGTTTTGCGCTCTCTAT GTTCGTAACAAGCTACTGACTCTGCTGGCTATCATTCTTGAGTTCTCTGGTCTTATTTG GTATAGCTTGAGCTACATCCCTTTTGCAAGAACCATGGTCTCAAAGGTCTTCATGACTTGTTTCGACACCGGGTTTTAA
- the LOC103865535 gene encoding 26S proteasome non-ATPase regulatory subunit 14 homolog produces MERLQRIFGAGGGLGHASPDSPTLDTSEQVYISSLALLKMLKHGRAGVPMEVMGLMLGEFVDEYTVRVVDVFAMPQSGTGVSVEAVDHVFQTNMLDMLKQTGRPEMVVGWYHSHPGFGCWLSGVDINTQQSFEALNQRAVAVVVDPIQSVKGKVVIDAFRSINPQTIMLGQEPRQTTSNLGHLNKPSIQALIHGLNRHYYSIAINYRKNELEEKMLLNLHKKKWTDGLTLRRFDTHSKTNEQTVQEMLSLAAKYNKAVQEEDELSPEKLAIVNVGRQDAKKHLEEHVSNLMSSNIVQTLGTMLDTVVF; encoded by the exons ATGGAGAGACTACAGCGAATATTCGGCGCCGGTGGCGGTCTAGGCCACGCCTCTCCAGATTCTCCGACTCTCGATACCTCGGAGCAAGTTTACATCTCCTCTCTCGCCCTCCTCAAGATGCTCAAACACG GTAGAGCTGGAGTTCCGATGGAGGTTATGGGATTGATGCTCGGAGAGTTCGTGGATGAGTACACTGTGAGAGTTGTGGATGTATTCGCGATGCCTCAGAGTGGGACTGGTGTTAGTGTTGAAGCTGTTGATCATGTTTTCCAGACTAATATGCTTGACATGCTTAAACAGACTGGCAG ACCTGAAATGGTGGTGGGTTGGTATCATTCGCATCCTGGGTTTGGCTGCTGGCTTTCCGGTGTTGATATTAACACTCAACAG AGTTTTGAAGCTTTGAACCAGCGAGCTGTAGCTGTGGTGGTTGATCCTATTCAGAGTGTGAAGGGCAAAGTGGTGATTGATGCCTTCCGCTCGATTAACCCTCAGACCATTATGCTTGGGCAAGAGCCTCGTCAAACAACGTCCAACCTTGGGCACCTGAACAAACCGTCGATCCAG GCATTGATTCATGGATTGAACAGACACTATTACTCAATAGCCATCAACTACAGGAAGAATGAGCTCGAGGAGAAGATGTTACTAAACCTCCACAAGAAGAAATGGACAGATGGTCTGACACTAAGACGCTTTGACACTCACTCCAAGACAAACGAACAGACGGTGCAG GAAATGTTGAGCTTGGCTGCTAAATATAACAAGGCGGTACAAGAAGAGGACGAGTTGTCACCAGAGAAACTGGCTATCGTGAATGTGGGAAGACAAGACGCAAAGAAGCATCTGGAAGAACATGTTTCCAACTTGATGTCTTCCAACATTGTTCAGACACTAGGCACCATGCTTGATACTGTTGTCTTCTAG
- the LOC103865527 gene encoding 50S ribosomal protein L24 has product MGWKAAEKLIRHWKILRGDNVMIIRGKDKGETGTIKRVIRSQNRVIVEGKNLIKKHIKGGPDHEGGIFTVEAPLHASNVQVVDPVTGRPCKVGVKYLEDGTKVRVARGTGTSGSIIPRPEILKIRTTPRPTTAGPKDTPMEFVWEQTYDAKTGKGMPDL; this is encoded by the exons ATGGGTTGGAAAGCTGCTGAGAAACTCatcagacattggaagatactTCGTGGAGATAAT GTAATGATAATCCGCGGGAAAGATAAGGGTGAGACTGGAACCATTAAGCGTGTCATCAGATCCCAGAACCGCGTCATTGTTGAAGGAAAGAATCTG ATCAAGAAGCATATAAAGGGAGGCCCTGATCATGAAGGAGGGATTTTCACGGTAGAGGCTCCTCTTCACGCCTCAAATGTCCAAGTTGTTGATCCTGTCACTGG GAGGCCTTGTAAGGTTGGTGTAAAGTACCTAGAGGATGGAACCAAAGTAAGAGTTGCCAGAGGCACAGGCACCTCTGGTTCCATAATCCCTCGTCCAGAGATTCTGAAGATAAGGACTACACCAAGACCCACTACTG CTGGACCTAAGGACACGCCAATGGAGTTTGTTTGGGAGCAGACATATGATGCTAAAACAGGAAAGGGCATGCCTGATCTTTGA
- the LOC103865514 gene encoding probable carboxylesterase 18: MATESQPNHQKKLTIPLKTRIALTVISTFTDNAQRPDGSINRRFLRLFDFRAPPNPKPVDSVSSSDFVVDPSRDLWFRLYTPHISGDRIPVVIFFHGGGFAFLSPNTHPYDNVCRRFAGKLPAYVVSVNYRLAPEHRYPAQYDDGFDAVKFLEENRGEVLPANADLSRCFFAGDSAGGNIAHNVAIRVSRARCFAAVKLVGIISIQPFFGGEERTEAERRLVGMPLVSPDRTDWCWRAMLPEGANRDHEAAKPSVVDISGLDYPDTMVVVAGFDPLRDWQISYCEWLQLSGKRATLVEYPNMFHAFYIFPELPEAGQLVQRIKDFVEERVASLSA, encoded by the coding sequence atggCAACAGAGTCGCAACCTAACCACCAGAAGAAGCTAACGATTCCGTTAAAAACAAGAATCGCCCTCACCGTTATCTCCACCTTCACCGATAACGCTCAGCGTCCCGACGGCTCCATCAACCGCCGTTTCCTCCGCCTCTTCGATTTTCGCGCTCCTCCCAACCCCAAACCAGTCGACTCCGTCTCGTCCTCCGACTTCGTCGTGGATCCTTCCCGCGACCTCTGGTTCCGATTATACACTCCGCACATCTCCGGCGACCGTATCCCCGTCGTGATCTTCTTCCACGGCGGAGGTTTCGCTTTCCTCAGCCCCAACACTCATCCCTACGACAACGTGTGCCGGAGATTCGCCGGAAAACTACCGGCGTACGTCGTCTCCGTCAACTACCGTCTCGCGCCGGAGCACCGTTACCCCGCCCAGTACGACGACGGATTCGACGCCGTGAAATTCCTCGAGGAGAATCGCGGCGAGGTTCTCCCGGCGAACGCCGATCTCTCGAGGTGCTTCTTCGCCGGAGACAGCGCCGGCGGGAACATCGCGCACAACGTGGCGATCCGAGTTTCTCGCGCGCGTTGCTTCGCCGCCGTGAAACTCGTCGGAATTATCTCGATTCAGCCGTTCTTCGGCGGAGAAGAGAGGACGGAGGCGGAGAGGAGACTCGTCGGAATGCCGTTAGTTTCGCCGGATCGGACTGACTGGTGCTGGAGGGCGATGTTGCCGGAGGGAGCGAACCGGGACCACGAGGCGGCGAAACCGAGCGTGGTTGATATATCGGGTCTGGATTATCCGGATACGATGGTGGTTGTGGCCGGGTTCGACCCGTTGAGAGATTGGCAGATCAGTTACTGTGAGTGGTTACAGTTATCCGGGAAAAGAGCGACACTAGTCGAGTATCCAAACATGTTCCATGCGTTTTATATCTTCCCTGAGTTGCCGGAAGCTGGCCAGTTAGTTCAGCGGATTAAGGATTTCGTTGAGGAGCGCGTAGCTTCACTCTCAGCTTAA